A stretch of Triticum aestivum cultivar Chinese Spring chromosome 1D, IWGSC CS RefSeq v2.1, whole genome shotgun sequence DNA encodes these proteins:
- the LOC123180995 gene encoding probable leucine-rich repeat receptor-like protein kinase At1g35710 has protein sequence MPTPGARALILLPLLVVLLLSAGAANAATEAEALLAWKASLDRPLPDALATWAKPAGLCSSWKGVSCDAAGRVDSLALRGLGLAGTLDKLDAAALPALAALDLNGNNFIGAIPPGLSRLRSLARLDLGSNSFNGSIPPQLADLSGLVELRLYNNNLAEAIPHQLSRLPRIQHFDLGSNFLTDPDYRKLSPMPTVTFMSLYLNYLTGGFPEFILKSANVTYLDLSQNNFSGPIPGSLAEKLPNLMYLNLSINAFSGRIPPSLSKLRNLRDLRVLNNNLTGGVPDFLGSISQLRVLELGINPLGGPIPPALGRLQMLQRLDLKSAGLNSTIPPQLGNLSNLNLMELSMNQLTGVLPPAFARMRKMREFGISSNKLAGQVPADLFTNWPELISFQGQNNSFTGKVPPELGKATKLDILYLFSNNLTGSIPAELGELVSLSQLDLSVNSLTGPIPSSFGKLTKLKRLALFFNKFTGTIPLEIGNMTALEVLDVNTNNLEGELPATITSLRNLQYLALFDNNFSGTIPPDLGKGLSLTDASFANNSFSGELPQRLCDGLVLQNFTANHNNFSGTLPPCLKNCTNLFRVRLEGNHFTGDISEAFGVHPRLDYLDVSGSELTGRLSSDWGKCTNITRLHMDGNGLSGGIPAAFGSMASLQDLSLAENNLTGSVPPELGQLSLLFSLNLSHNALSGSIPANLGNNSKLQAVDLSGNSLTGTIPAGLSKLSYLIFLDMSKNKLSGQIPGELGNLVQLQRLLDLSSNSLSGAIPSNLGKLTNLQKLNLSHNDLSGLIPAGFSGMSSLDTVDFSYNQLTGKIPSGNAFQNTSADAYIGNLGLCGNVQGITSCDLGSGGASSGHHKRIVIAIVVSVVGVVLLAALAACLILICRRRPREQKVLEANTNDAFESMIWEKEGKFTFFDIVNATDNFNETFCIGKGGFGTVYRAELASGQVVAVKRFHVAETGDISDVSKKSFENEIKALTEVRHRNIVKLHGFCTSGDYMYLVYEYLERGSLAKTLYGEEGKKKLDWDVRMKVIQGVAHALAYLHHDCNPPIVHRDITLNNILLESVFEPRLCDFGTAKLLGSASTNWTSVAGSYGYMAPEFAYTMRVTEKCDVYSFGVVALEVLMGKHPGDLLTSLPAISSSQEDDLLLKDILDQRLDPPTEQLAEEVVFIVRIALACTRAKPESRPAMRSVAQEIAAHTQAYLSEAFRLITISKLTDYQK, from the exons ATGCCGACGCCAGGCGCACGAGCCCtcatcctcctcccgctcctcgtcgtcctcctgcTCTCCGCCGGCGCCGCCAATGCCGCGACGGAGGCCGAGGCGCTGCTGGCCTGGAAGGCCAGCCTCGACCGCCCGCTCCCGGACGCGCTCGCCACCTGGGCCAAGCCCGCGGGCCTCTGCTCCTCCTGGAAGGGCGTGTCCTGCGACGCCGCCGGCCGCGTCGACTCGCTCGCGCTCCGggggctcggcctcgccggcacGCTCGACAAGCTCGACGCCGCGGCGCTCCCGGCCCTCGCCGCGCTCGACCTCAACGGGAACAACTTCATCGGCGCCATCCCGCCGGGCCTCTCGCGCCTGCGCTCCCTCGCCAGGCTCGACCTCGGCAGCAACAGCTTCAACGGCTCCATCCCGCCGCAGCTCGCCGACCTCTCCGGCCTCGTCGAGCTCCGCCTCTACAACAACAACCTCGCCGAAGCCATCCCCCACCAGCTAAGCAGGCTCCCCAGGATCCAGCATTTCGATCTGGGATCCAACTTCCTCACCGACCCGGACTACCGCAAGTTATCGCCGATGCCCACCGTCACCTTCATGTCGCTCTACCTCAACTACCTCACCGGCGGCTTCCCGGAGTTCATCCTCAAGAGCGCCAACGTCACCTACCTCGACCTGTCGCAGAACAATTTCTCCGGGCCGATACCGGGCTCCCTGGCCGAGAAGCTCCCCAACCTCATGTACCTCAACCTGTCCATCAATGCTTTCTCCGGGCGGATACCGCCGTCGCTGTCGAAGCTGAGGAATCTCCGGGACCTGCGGGTTTTAAACAATAATCTGACCGGAGGAGTCCCCGATTTCCTTGGGTCCATTTCCCAGCTGAGAGTTCTTGAACTCGGGATCAACCCGCTCGGCGGGCCGATCCCGCCGGCTCTTGGCCGGCTCCAAATGCTGCAACGCCTTGACCTCAAGAGCGCCGGGTTGAATTCCACTATTCCACCGCAGCTGGGCAACCTTAGCAATCTCAATTTGATGGAGCTGTCCATGAACCAGCTCACGGGTGTCCTGCCGCCGGCGTTCGCCAGGATGCGCAAAATGCGGGAGTTTGGCATATCGTCAAACAAACTCGCCGGTCAGGTTCCGGCAGATTTGTTCACGAACTGGCCAGAGCTTATATCATTCCAAGGGCAGAACAACTCGTTCACTGGGAAGGTTCCGCCGGAGCTCGGCAAGGCAACCAAGTTGGATATCTTGTATCTCTTCAGCAACAACCTTACAGGCTCTATCCCAGCAGAGCTCGGCGAGCTGGTGAGCCTGAGTCAGTTGGATTTGTCGGTGAACTCTCTCACGGGGCCGATCCCCAGCTCGTTCGGTAAGCTCACGAAGCTCAAGAGGCTGGCGCTCTTCTTCAACAAGTTTACCGGCACGATCCCGCTGGAGATTGGCAACATGACGGCGTTGGAAGTCTTGGACGTCAACACCAACAATTTGGAAGGCGAGCTGCCCGCCACCATTACATCGCTCAGAAATCTTCAATACCTTGCCCTGTTCGACAACAACTTCAGTGGTACCATACCACCGGACCTCGGGAAGGGGCTGAGCTTGACCGACGCAAGCTTTGCGAACAACAGCTTCTCCGGCGAACTGCCGCAGAGACTATGTGATGGCCTCGTGCTGCAGAACTTCACGGCGAACCACAACAACTTCAGCGGCACGCTACCACCGTGCCTCAAGAACTGCACAAATCTGTTCCGGGTGCGGTTGGAAGGGAACCACTTCACCGGAGACATCTCAGAGGCGTTCGGTGTCCACCCCAGATTGGACTACCTGGACGTCTCTGGGAGCGAACTGACCGGCCGGCTCTCTTCCGATTGGGGAAAATGCACCAACATCACCCGCCTGCACATGGACGGCAATGGTTTATCGGGTGGCATTCCAGCGGCGTTTGGGAGCATGGCAAGCTTGCAGGACCTCAGCTTGGCTGAGAATAATCTCACAGGAAGTGTTCCACCTGAGCTGGGCCAGCTCAGCCTCTTATTCAGTCTCAATCTTAGCCATAATGCCCTCTCGGGGTCAATTCCGGCAAATTTGGGCAACAATTCCAAGTTACAGGCAGTCGATTTGTCTGGGAACTCGCTTACGGGGACGATACCGGCTGGCCTTAGCAAGCTCAGTTATCTAATTTTTCTTGATATGAGCAAGAACAAGTTGTCAGGGCAGATACCAGGTGAGCTCGGCAATCTTGTTCAGCTGCAGAGGCTTCTTGATCTGAGCAGTAACTCATTGTCAGGTGCGATCCCCTCAAATCTTGGGAAGCTGACGAATTTGCAGAAACTGAACCTGTCACACAACGATCTCAGTGGTTTAATACCAGCAGGGTTTTCTGGCATGTCAAGCCTTGATACAGTTGATTTCTCTTACAATCAACTCACCGGTAAGATACCATCAGGGAATGCTTTCCAGAACACATCAGCTGATGCCTACATTGGGAATTTGGGGCTCTGTGGTAATGTGCAAGGTATAACTTCTTGTGACCTCGGTTCTGGCGGTGCATCTTCAGGGCATCACAAGAGAATAGTCATCGCAATAGTTGTGTCAGTTGTTGGGGTTGTGTTACTTGCAGCTCTTGCTGCTTGCCTCATACTGATATGCAGAAGGAGGCCTCGTGAGCAGAAAGTGCTGGAGGCTAACACCAATGATGCTTTTGAGTCCATGATCTGGGAAAAGGAGGGAAAGTTCACATTTTTCGATATCGTGAATGCCACAGACAACTTCAACGAAACCTTCTGCATTGGTAAAGGAGGGTTCGGGACCGTGTACAGGGCCGAGCTTGCAAGTGGGCAGGTTGTGGCTGTGAAGCGATTCCATGTCGCCGAAACAGGCGACATATCGGATGTTAGCAAAAAGAGCTTTGAGAATGAGATTAAGGCACTGACTGAGGTCCGCCACCGGAATATCGTCAAGCTCCATGGCTTCTGCACTAGTGGTGACTACATGTACCTGGTGTACGAGTACCTGGAAAGGGGCAGCTTGGCGAAGACATTGTACGgggaggaagggaagaagaagctgGACTGGGACGTGAGGATGAAAGTGATACAGGGGGTTGCTCATGCCCTTGCCTACTTGCATCATGACTGCAACCCACCCATCGTTCATCGCGACATCACTTTGAATAACATCCTGCTTGAATCTGTTTTTGAGCCACGGTTGTGTGATTTTGGCACCGCAAAGTTGCTCGGGTCTGCTTCGACGAACTGGACTTCTGTGGCAGGATCGTATGGCTACATGGCTCCAG AATTTGCATACACAATGAGGGTGACAGAGAAGTGTGATGTTTACAGCTTCGGCGTTGTTGCACTGGAGGTCCTGATGGGGAAGCACCCAGGTGACTTGCTAACCTCTCTGCCGGCGATATCCTCATCACAAGAAGACGATTTACTCCTCAAGGACATACTGGACCAGCGGCTGGATCCTCCAACGGAACAGCTTGCAGAAGAGGTTGTGTTCATCGTCAGGATAGCGCTTGCCTGCACCAGGGCAAAACCTGAATCCAGGCCTGCAATGCGATCCGTAGCACAAGAGATAGCAGCACATACCCAGGCCTACCTCTCCGAAGCATTCCGACTTATCACAATAAGCAAGCTAACAGACTACCAGAAGTGA